One window from the genome of [Clostridium] celerecrescens 18A encodes:
- a CDS encoding BMC domain-containing protein: MAETAVKKGMLALGMIETRGLTASIEAADAMLKAADVEMVGTEKIGSGLVSVMVQGDVGAVKAAVEAGEEAASRVGEVVAVHVIPRPHNSIGGILPFLK, encoded by the coding sequence ATGGCAGAGACAGCAGTAAAAAAGGGAATGTTAGCACTGGGAATGATTGAGACAAGAGGCCTTACCGCATCGATCGAGGCAGCAGATGCCATGTTAAAAGCTGCGGACGTAGAAATGGTGGGAACTGAGAAAATTGGCTCCGGCCTGGTGTCGGTTATGGTTCAGGGAGACGTAGGAGCTGTCAAGGCGGCAGTGGAAGCAGGAGAGGAAGCGGCATCCAGAGTGGGAGAGGTAGTAGCAGTTCATGTAATCCCGAGACCGCATAATTCCATAGGCGGAATCCTTCCATTCCTTAAATAA